From one Acidibrevibacterium fodinaquatile genomic stretch:
- a CDS encoding ABC transporter permease subunit, which yields MRAILSIAARELAGYFATPVAWVFIVIFLVLQGTLTFSLGGFFDRDQADLLPFFQFLPWVFVLLVPAITMRLWAEERRLGTIELLLTLPVTQGQAVVGKFLAAWAFTVIALALTFPFVITVNVLGHPDNGMIAAGYLGAALVAGAFLAVGAAVSALSKSQVIAFVLGVALCFIFAASAFPVVTDFLSHNLPVLATIARKISIVDRFQSFVRGLITARDVIYFASFILFWLVANTVILEHRKAE from the coding sequence ATGCGCGCTATTCTTAGCATCGCCGCGCGCGAGCTCGCGGGGTATTTCGCAACCCCGGTCGCCTGGGTGTTCATCGTCATCTTTCTCGTCCTGCAAGGCACCTTGACCTTCAGCCTGGGCGGCTTCTTCGACCGCGACCAAGCTGACCTTCTGCCGTTCTTTCAGTTTCTGCCTTGGGTTTTCGTGCTGCTCGTGCCGGCGATCACGATGCGGCTCTGGGCCGAGGAGCGCCGGCTCGGCACTATCGAGCTATTGCTCACCCTGCCAGTCACTCAGGGCCAAGCGGTGGTCGGAAAATTTCTCGCCGCTTGGGCGTTTACGGTGATTGCGCTCGCCCTCACCTTTCCCTTCGTCATCACCGTCAACGTCCTCGGCCATCCCGATAACGGCATGATCGCCGCCGGCTATCTCGGGGCGGCGCTGGTCGCTGGCGCCTTTCTTGCGGTTGGCGCCGCGGTTTCGGCGCTCAGCAAAAGTCAGGTCATCGCCTTCGTGCTTGGTGTTGCGTTGTGTTTCATCTTCGCGGCCAGTGCATTCCCGGTGGTCACCGATTTTTTGAGCCACAATCTGCCGGTGCTGGCGACGATCGCGCGCAAGATCTCGATCGTCGATCGCTTCCAATCCTTCGTGCGTGGCCTGATCACCGCCCGTGACGTGATCTATTTCGCGTCATTCATCCTGTTCTGGCTGGTTGCCAACACGGTCATTCTCGAACACCGGAAGGCGGAATGA
- a CDS encoding GldG family protein: MSMRRALASLLGLIGLGALLAGINMVAEARLADLQIDLTAGHIYTLSPGTRRILAELHQPITLRLFYSRDLGTRAPSYDGYHQRISEMLDQYARLAHGMLKIERYDPEPFSDAEDKALSFGLQAVPIDQSGAQVFFGLVGTNLLDDERAIPFFQEQRERFLEYDLTRLVYELSNPTRPVVGVMSSLPIDGDPRLMMMAQGRGRAGQPWIAMSLLHQSYEIRSVPLKVWKIDPEIQVLLVAQAQHLPDETQYAIDQFVMRGGRLMLMVDPQSAAQADLPGPGGMPQTDTASDLHRLLDAWGVLYDPNQVVGDLTGAWRVRASPGDRMTVTDYVPWFNIRDGINHDDPATADLSQITVADPGFLTKKPGADITLTPLLTSSPRSGLIPAEKLRIDPDPAAILAGFKPEGGPRVIVARLHGALKSAFSAPPSAAAGEQRPADLPPFKDHTDGAANLVIAADVDILADRFWVRSQDFFGQQDAEPFSDNGPFIANLIGTLAGGDALLGLRARGAGDHPFTLVDDMQRRAEAQFRRTQQDLQKHLDETEKKLASLREGSGQQGAAQAVLTPEQRAAIDAANQEIVQTRQKLRGVERALREDIDALAETLRFFDIVLVPAILTLIAIGLGLLRHRRRGRARS, encoded by the coding sequence ATGAGCATGCGCCGCGCCCTTGCCTCACTTCTTGGTCTCATCGGTCTCGGCGCCTTGCTCGCCGGGATCAACATGGTCGCCGAAGCCCGTCTCGCCGATCTGCAAATCGATCTCACCGCCGGCCATATCTATACCCTGTCGCCAGGGACGCGGCGGATTCTCGCCGAACTCCATCAGCCGATCACGCTTCGCCTGTTTTATTCCCGCGATCTCGGCACCCGCGCCCCCTCTTATGACGGCTATCATCAGCGCATCAGCGAAATGCTCGATCAATATGCCCGGCTCGCGCATGGCATGCTGAAAATCGAGCGCTACGATCCCGAACCTTTCAGCGACGCCGAGGACAAGGCGTTGAGCTTCGGGCTGCAAGCGGTGCCCATCGACCAGAGTGGCGCGCAGGTGTTTTTTGGCCTCGTTGGCACCAATCTGCTCGACGACGAGCGCGCCATCCCGTTTTTCCAGGAGCAACGCGAGCGTTTCCTGGAATATGACCTGACGCGGCTGGTCTATGAACTCTCCAACCCGACGCGGCCGGTGGTCGGTGTCATGTCCTCGCTGCCGATCGATGGCGACCCGCGTTTGATGATGATGGCGCAGGGGCGTGGCCGCGCCGGCCAGCCCTGGATCGCGATGTCACTGCTCCACCAGAGCTATGAGATCCGCAGTGTCCCGCTCAAGGTCTGGAAAATCGACCCGGAAATCCAGGTGCTGCTGGTCGCGCAGGCGCAGCATCTCCCCGACGAGACGCAATACGCGATCGACCAGTTCGTCATGCGCGGCGGCCGGTTGATGCTGATGGTCGATCCGCAAAGCGCGGCACAAGCCGATCTCCCCGGCCCTGGCGGCATGCCACAGACCGATACCGCCTCTGATCTTCATCGTCTGCTCGATGCCTGGGGGGTGCTCTATGACCCGAACCAGGTGGTCGGCGATCTCACCGGCGCCTGGCGGGTGCGCGCCAGCCCCGGCGACCGCATGACGGTGACCGATTACGTGCCCTGGTTCAATATCCGCGACGGCATCAACCACGACGATCCGGCAACCGCCGATCTTTCGCAAATCACCGTCGCCGATCCCGGGTTTCTCACCAAGAAGCCAGGCGCCGACATCACCCTGACGCCGCTTTTGACCTCGAGCCCGCGCTCTGGCCTGATCCCCGCCGAGAAACTCCGGATCGACCCCGATCCAGCGGCGATTCTCGCCGGGTTCAAACCCGAAGGGGGACCGCGGGTGATCGTCGCGCGGCTGCACGGGGCGCTGAAATCGGCCTTTTCCGCCCCCCCTTCTGCTGCGGCCGGCGAACAACGTCCGGCCGATCTGCCGCCGTTCAAAGACCACACCGATGGCGCCGCCAATCTCGTCATCGCCGCTGACGTCGATATCCTCGCCGATCGCTTCTGGGTGCGTTCGCAGGATTTCTTCGGCCAGCAGGATGCCGAGCCGTTCAGCGATAACGGCCCGTTCATCGCCAATCTCATCGGTACCCTGGCCGGCGGCGATGCCCTCCTTGGTTTGCGCGCCCGTGGCGCCGGCGATCATCCCTTCACCCTCGTCGATGACATGCAGCGCCGCGCCGAGGCGCAATTCCGTCGCACCCAGCAGGATTTGCAGAAGCATCTCGACGAGACCGAGAAGAAACTCGCGTCTCTGCGCGAGGGCTCTGGTCAGCAGGGCGCCGCGCAAGCGGTGCTGACGCCTGAACAGCGCGCCGCGATCGATGCCGCCAACCAGGAAATCGTGCAAACCCGCCAGAAGCTGCGCGGCGTCGAGCGGGCGCTCCGCGAGGATATCGACGCGCTCGCCGAAACCCTGCGTTTTTTCGATATCGTGCTCGTTCCCGCCATTCTGACGCTGATCGCGATCGGGCTTGGTCTTTT